In one Mus pahari chromosome 21, PAHARI_EIJ_v1.1, whole genome shotgun sequence genomic region, the following are encoded:
- the LOC110338355 gene encoding vomeronasal type-1 receptor 4-like — protein MDFRDMAVGIVLSVEILLGILGNFSLLFYYLILYYKEHTLKIIDMILIHVFTSNSLILLSKGPPEVMGAFGSKQLFNDVGCKLILYVQRIARCMSITTTCLLSVFQAITISPRNSCWKEFKIKTTKFMGLSISLCWVMFMLLNMLFPLYTTTKSNRENKTQKSDSEFCHSGGRDKIVDLLYAAFCVFPEVLFSLLIVVSSTFMIVILYRHKKRVQHILYKHASLRISAENRATQTILILVFTFLVFNTLSSILHGYIALSHDPNWWVMNITAIIALCFPTLGPFVMSHDFTVSRFCFTWIKKNINIK, from the coding sequence ATGGACTTTAGGGACATGGCAGTAGGAATAGTGCTCTCAGTTGAGATTCTACTTGGTATTCTGGGAaacttctcccttcttttctactATCTAATCCTTTActacaaagaacacacattaaaGATCATAGATATGATTCTTATACATGTGTTTACATCAAACTCCTTGATCCTTCTCTCCAAAGGACCCCCTGAAGTAATGGGAGCTTTTGGGTCAAAGCAGTTATTCAATGATGTTGGGTGCAAACTTATTTTATATGTTCAAAGAATTGCCAGGTGTATGTCCATCACTACCACCTGTCTCTTGAGTGTCTTTCAGGCTATCACCATCAGTCCCAGGAACTCCTGCTGGAAGGAATTTAAAATTAAGACTACAAAGTTTATGGGCTTGTCCATTTCCCTCTGCTGGGTCATGTTCATGTTACTAAATATGCTTTTCCCTTTATATACAACTACCAAGAGtaatagagaaaataagacaCAGAAGAGTGATTCTGAATTCTGTCACTCTGGAGGCCGTGACAAAATAGTAGATTTATTGTATGCAGCATTTTGTGTGTTTCCAGAAGTCTTATTTTCTTTACTCATTGTAGTTTCCAGTACCTTCATGATTGTCATACTTTACAGACATAAGAAAAGGGTTCAACATATCCTCTATAAACATGCTTCTCTTAGAATCTCTGCTGAaaacagagctacacagacaatTCTGATCCTGGTTTTCACCTTTCTAGTGTTTAATACACTTTCTTCCATTTTACACGGCTATATTGCTCTTTCACATGATCCCAATTGGTGGGTAATGAATATAACAGCTATCATAGCTTTGTGTTTTCCTACTTTAGGCCCATTTGTGATGAGTCATGATTTTACTGTTTCTAGATTTTGCTTTAcctggataaaaaaaaatataaacataaaatga